In Serinus canaria isolate serCan28SL12 chromosome 5, serCan2020, whole genome shotgun sequence, the following proteins share a genomic window:
- the MAPK1IP1L gene encoding MAPK-interacting and spindle-stabilizing protein-like → MSGTDDFSLADALPDQSPAKTSKVSSSKPGQQPGQPPQGWPASNPWNNPSAPPMTPTGLPPNTSASSVPFGPPPTGMYPSMPPGPPAPFPPPPTGPSCPPPGGPYPPPTVPGPVPPGQYPPPNMPFPELPRPYGGPTEPAAPPAPVGPWGSMPSGAWGPTMGGQYPAPSMPYPPPGPYSAPTQTPGAAPTVPWGTVPPGTWGPSPPGPFPPPTGSYPAPGLYPTPPNPFQVPSGPAGAPSMPGGPHPYR, encoded by the exons ATGTCTGGAACTGATGATTTTTCG TTGGCAGATGCTTTACCAGACCAGTCGCCTGCTAAAACCTCCAAagtgagcagcagcaagccTGGCCAGCAGCCCGGGCAGCCTCCGCAGGGCTGGCCGGCTTCCAACCCTTGGAATAACCCCAGCGCCCCCCCTATGACTCCAACGGGACTGCCACCAAACACATCGGCTTCCAGCGTGCCCTTCGGACCTCCTCCCACGGGAATGTATCCTTCAATGCCCCCGGGACCGCCTGctccatttcctcctcctcctactggaccctcctgccctcctcctggTGGTCCATATCCACCCCCAACTGTGCCAGGTCCTGTCCCACCAGGGCAGTATCCTCCACCAAATATGCCCTTTCCAGAGCTTCCACGACCTTACGGAGGTCCAACAGAGCCagctgcacctcctgctcctgttgGGCCATGGGGATCCATGCCCTCTGGAGCATGGGGACCAACAATGGGAGGGCAGTATCCTGCTCCCAGCATGCCATATCCACCCCCAGGGCCATATTCTGCTCCCACCCAGACTCCAGGGGCTGCGCCGACAGTACCGTGGGGTACGGTCCCGCCCGGAACGTGGGGACCGTCACCGCCCGGCCCATTCCCTCCACCCACAGGATCATATCCAGCTCCAGGACTATATCCTACGCCCCCTAATCCTTTTCAAGTGCCATCTGGTCCTGCTGGTGCTCCATCAATGCCTGGTGGTCCCCAT CCTTACCGCTGA